The Dehalococcoidales bacterium genome includes the window TTATCGCCTCGGTAGTATCAAAGCTGGTAATACAGTTATGCTCCGAGGGGATTAGCTTCTCATATTCGGGAAACTTGCCGTCATCGCTAATCCACTTGTAGCGGACTAGCTCGGTATCAAGTATGAGAGACTTTAAGTCCTCACCCTCGAAAGCTAACCTTACCCGCTTCGCTCTCCGTAAGGCGCTCGATATCCCCTTAAGCTCTTCTCGGTTGACTAAAGCCTCACCCTCTCCGTCGTCATAATCAAGGGAAATAACGGAAAGCCTAAAGCCATCGGCACTCACCAGATAGAGCTTACCCTCTATCGCCCTAAAGAGGACACACTGTAGTATCGGTCTAGTGTCCTCTCTAGCTGTAAAGGGTAATACCCTTGATAAGGCTTCGGCTAGCTCCAGCGCTCCGAGGTTAGGCTTGACCGAGTTATTCGGGCTTATCCTTACGTCGCACAGGGTAACCGGCGTGTTATCGCCAATCCACTGGCTATCGGCAAGGTAACTGGTATTGGCTCCACAAACCACTTTCAGCGTTTTATCGGTAACCCGCAACCCGCTGGCATTACCGTTAGACGGCGTTATCTTGACGACGTTAGAACCGCCTAAAGCCTTAAGATAGGTAAGGAAACCTCGACGCCCTAGAGTAACGTCGTTAAGTAGCGTTACCCGCTCGGAGAGCGCTCTCTCCAGAGCGTTTACCAGCACCGCCTTGTGCGCTACGAAACCCTCACCTGAACGCTTGCCCTCGATATTTAGTTGTTCTATTTGGTTTCACCCCCTGTTTAGCTACTCGGTAGTGGGCAAGGCTGCCGGATAGCTTTTAGTAGTAAGCTACCGATTACCCGC containing:
- a CDS encoding DNA polymerase III subunit beta; the protein is MLVNALERALSERVTLLNDVTLGRRGFLTYLKALGGSNVVKITPSNGNASGLRVTDKTLKVVCGANTSYLADSQWIGDNTPVTLCDVRISPNNSVKPNLGALELAEALSRVLPFTAREDTRPILQCVLFRAIEGKLYLVSADGFRLSVISLDYDDGEGEALVNREELKGISSALRRAKRVRLAFEGEDLKSLILDTELVRYKWISDDGKFPEYEKLIPSEHNCITSFDTTEAISAVNSLKALSDTNSHPIDLTIGNGKIVMANPDDKGNAEISAETQGEVRIRLDGSYLAEALKACGGMAELKLTDGKSPALFTTNGYKLVVMPMLTSEVKPEPAQAEPEAETEPEVEVETDAVAEAEAVIKESKPKRKGKVKEPVAVA